A single region of the Mercenaria mercenaria strain notata chromosome 6, MADL_Memer_1, whole genome shotgun sequence genome encodes:
- the LOC123549713 gene encoding dual specificity protein phosphatase 3-like isoform X2, which translates to MEKMPTFRVVKDYLMSTVDRKPTGKVPAGAQQNVWMALMPPPSDNYNEVYPSIVLGDYVIAKDPEKLKAQGVTHVVNCACGVKFNMINTDQQYFEDSGIKFHGIAATDIMTFKMASHFEAAADFIHNALNSGGKVYVHCMSGVSRSSAIVLAFLLMKRNMQLIDAIKAVRDKRNILPNDGFLKELVELNNRLYSSQTE; encoded by the exons ATGGAGAAAATGCCTACATTCAGGGTCGTTAAGGACTATCTGATGAGTACCGTTGATAGGAAACCAACGGGCAAAGTGCCAGCAGGAGCCCAGCAGAATGTATGGATGGCATTGATGCCGCCCCCTAGTGACAACTATAATGAAGTCTACCCATCCATTGTACTTGGAGACTA CGTCATCGCCAAAGATCCGGAAAAACTCAAAGCTCAGGGAGTGACACATGTGGTCAACTGTGCATGTGGTGTAAAATTCAACATGATAAATACAGATCAACAGTACTTTGAAGACTCTGGTATCAAGTTCCACGGCATTGCTGCCACGGATATAATGACCTTTAAGATGGCGTCACATTTCGAAGCCGCCGCTGACTTCATACACAACGCTTTAAATTCCGGGG gCAAAGTTTACGTTCACTGTATGTCCGGTGTCAGCAGATCATCAGCCATTGTTTTAGCATTTCTTCTGATGAAAAGAAACATGCAGCTCATTGATGCAATAAAAGCCGTTCGAGACAAACGGAACATTTTACCTAATGATGGATTTTTGAAAGAACTAGTGGAACTCAACAATAGGCTTTATTCATCGCAAACAGAATGA